The following are encoded in a window of Hypomesus transpacificus isolate Combined female unplaced genomic scaffold, fHypTra1 scaffold_31, whole genome shotgun sequence genomic DNA:
- the bnip3la gene encoding BCL2 interacting protein 3 like a: protein MNVKFWAANMSTTAAAQQNNNEEPVLIGSWVELEINGNTGSPAMQPNPSPPSSASGNGNEGESQPLQTLEVEVVQEDAEEALAGGLEHVPSSSSIHNGDMEKILLDAQHESSQSSSSCDSPHRPPSPDQDEGQITFDVEMSSQRGSQSEEDGSEKDQEEDILMDKEADWVADWSSRPENIPPKEFHFRHPRRSVSLSMRKSGAMKKGGVFSAEFLKVFIPSLVLTHILALGLGVYIGKRLTTPSTSSF from the exons ATGAATGTGAAATTTTGGGCAGCAAACATGTCTACTACTGCTGCCGCCCAGCAAAACAATAACGAGGAACCTGTCCTCATCG GATCCTGGGTGGAGCTGGAGATCAATGGCAACACAGGATCTCCGGCTATGCAGCCAAACCCTtcaccaccctcctcagcctcaggGAATGGAAATGAGGGGGAGAGCCAGCCCCTACAAACCCTAGAAGTGGAAGTGGTGCAAGAGGACGCAGAAGAGGCTCTGGCAGGTGGACTAGAGCACGTGCCTTCATCCTCTTCCATCCACAATGGAGACATGGAAAAGATTCTTCTGGACGCGCAGCACGAGTCCAGCCAAAGCAGCTCCTCTTGCGACAG CCCACACAGACCGCCCAGCCCAGATCAGGATGAGGGGCAGATCACCTTTGACGTGGAGATGTCCAGCCAGAGAGGAAGCCAG TCTGAGGAAGATGGCTCTGAGAAAGACCAAGAGGAAGACATCTTGATGGACAAAGAAGCTGATTGGGTGGCCGACTGGTCCAGTAGGCCCGAAAACATTCCCCCTAA GGAGTTCCACTTCCGTCACCCGCGGCGTTCAGTGTCCCTGAGCATGAGGAAGAGCGGGGCCATGAAGAAAGGAGGTGTCTTCTCTGCCGAGTTCCTCAAAGTCTTTATCCCTTCCTTGGTCCTGACTCACATCCTTGCCCTTGGCCTTGG GGTCTACATTGGGAAGAGACTCACCACACCTTCCACCAGCTCCTTCTAA